The Benincasa hispida cultivar B227 chromosome 11, ASM972705v1, whole genome shotgun sequence genome has a segment encoding these proteins:
- the LOC120092125 gene encoding bifunctional protein FolD 2 yields MASESDHKATIIDGKAIAQTVRSEIAEEVNKLSDKYGKVPGLAVVIVGNRKDSLTYVTMKRKACGEVGIKSFEIDLPEQVSEAELIGKVHELNANPEVHGILVQLPLPNHINEEKVLSEISIDKDVDGFHPLNIGKLAMKGRDPLFLPCTPKGCLELLSRSGISIRGKKAVVMGRSNIVGLPVSLLLLKADATVTIVHSRSVDPESIIREADIVIAAAGQAQMIKGSWIKPGAAVIDVGTNAVDDPTKKSGYRLVGDVDFKEACKVAGWITPVPGGVGPMTVAMLLRNTLDGAKRVIEQ; encoded by the exons ATGGCGTCCGAATCCGATCACAAAGCTACAATAATCGACGGCAAAGCAATCGCACAGACTGTCAGATCTGAAATCGCCGAGGAAGTGAACAAACTCTCTGACAAATATGGAAAG GTTCCAGGACTGGCGGTGGTGATTGTGGGGAATAGAAAGGATTCGCTGACCTACGTAACTATGAAGAGAAAGGCTTGCGGGGAAGTAGGAATCAAGTCCTTTGAGATTGATCTTCCTGAGCAAGTGTCTGAAGCTGAATTGATCGGCAAGGTCCATGAGCTGAATGCCAATCCTGAAGTACATG GGATATTGGTTCAGCTTCCTTTGCCAAACCACataaatgaagaaaaagttCTATCTGAAATCAGCATTGATAAGGATGTAGATGGCTTTCATCCTCTGAACATTGGGAAGCTTGCAATGAAAGGCAGAGATCCCTTATTTCTACCTTGCACTCCAAAG GGGTGTCTTGAGCTGCTGTCACGAAGCGGAATAAGCATCAGGGGAAAGAAGGCAGTTGTTATGGGGCGAAGCAACATAGTTGGATTACCAGTTTCATTGTTGCTTCTTAAAGCAGATGCAACCGTGACAATTGTCCATTCACGTTCTGTCGATCCAGAAAGTATTATCCGCGAAGCTGACATTGTAATCGCTGCAGCAGGACAGGCACAAATG ATCAAGGGAAGTTGGATCAAACCAGGTGCTGCAGTCATCGATGTCGGTACAAATGCAGTTGATGATCCAACCAAGAAGTCGGGCTACCGGCTGGTCGGGGATGTAGATTTTAAGGAAGCTTGTAAAGTAGCTGGTTGGATAACTCCTGTTCCTGGTGGCGTTGGCCCTATGACTGTTGCCATGCTGCTTAGGAATACTCTGGATGGGGCTAAGCGTGTGATCGAGCAGTGA
- the LOC120090674 gene encoding tabersonine-19-hydroxy-O-acetyltransferase-like, with translation MKSFLLISSIKGSVPATSLLQYINLRNRVDPQLPVTLSGNIISFFIASSTKPEQREMELQNLVDDMKTNLEEFCKTFPKNYRAEQWGLLQKITCQRINGEDEKSRGLYFVTCTSWCKFPVYNVDFGWGKPVWITVPAEFPWKNMILLMDARDGVGIEAMVSLEKKETEVFEQNQELLSFCELKLQLKCFH, from the coding sequence atGAAATCTTTTCTGCTAATTTCTTCTATCAAAGGTAGTGTGCCGGCGACAAGTCTTCTGCAGTACATCAACCTGCGTAACAGAGTGGATCCGCAATTGCCGGTGACATTATCAGgaaacataatctcattcttCATAGCATCATCGACAAAGCCGGAGCAGAGAGAAATGGAGCTACAGAACTTAGTGGATGACATGAAGACGAACCTTGAAGAGTTCTGCAAAACCTTCCCAAAAAATTACAGAGCTGAACAATGGGGTTTGCTTCAAAAAATTACATGTCAAAGAATCAATGGAGAGGATGAGAAATCCAGGGGATTATACTTTGTAACATGTACGAGCTGGTGCAAATTTCCTGTTTATAATGTGGACTTTGGATGGGGGAAGCCTGTATGGATCACTGTACCTGCTGAGTTTCCATGGAAGAATATGATTTTGTTGATGGATGCCAGAGATGGTGTGGGGATTGAAGCCATGGTGAGCTTAGAGAAGAAGGAAACGGAAGTGTTTGAGCAAAATCAAGAGCTTCTCTCATTTTGTGAACTCAAACTCCAGCTCAAATGTTTTCACTAG